One genomic window of Solanum stenotomum isolate F172 chromosome 9, ASM1918654v1, whole genome shotgun sequence includes the following:
- the LOC125877531 gene encoding uncharacterized protein LOC125877531, translating to MVNAQRKDWSNKLDDALWAYRTVYKTPIGTSPYHIVFGKACHLPAELEHQAYWAIKRLNLDPELDGRKRVNQLHELEELRLHVYENAKLYKEKMKRFKWSGPLEVVRMTQHGVVELKGETGPTFLVNGQRVKHYFGVDSDRDQEALELNDE from the exons ATGGTGAATGCACAGAGGAAAGATTGGTCTAACAAGTTAGATGATGCGTTGTGGGCATATAGGACTGTGTATAAGACACCCATAGGGACTTCTCCCTATcacatagtatttgggaaaGCATGTCATCTTCCGGCAGAATTAGAACATCAAGCTTATTGGGCAATTAAGAGGTTGAACTTGGACCCCGAGCTGGACGGTAGAAAGAGAGTGaaccaactgcatgaacttgaGGAGTTAAGGCTCCACGTGTATGAGAATGCCAAGCTttacaaagaaaagatgaaGAG GTTTAAATGGAGTGGTCCTTTAGAAGTGGTAAGAATGACACAACATGGGGTTGTTGAACTTAAAGGTGAGACTGGCCCTACGTTCTTGGTAAATGGGCAAAGAGTGAAACACTACTTTGGTGTGGATTCGGATCGTGATCAGGAAGCTCTTGAGCTAAATGATGAATGA